The Agrococcus sp. SGAir0287 DNA window GTGCTCACGGGCGAGCAGCTCGCGCATTGCATGTTCCCGCTCGCCGACACGCCGTCGAAGGCCGAGGTGCGTGCCGAGGCCGAGCGCCGTGGCCTCGCCGTGGCGAGCAAGCCCGACAGCCACGACATCTGCTTCATCCCCGACGGCGACACCCGCGGATTCCTCGCCGAGCGGCTGGGGGATGCGCCGGGCGCGATCGTCGAGCGCGACGGCACGGTCGTCGGCGACCATGCGGGTGCGCACGGCTTCACGGTCGGGCAGCGCCGCGGCCTGCGCCTCGGCGTGCCGAGCCCCGACGGACGCCCGCGCTTCGTGCTCGAGGTGCGCCCGTCGACGCGCGAGGTCGTCGTGGGCCCGCGCGAGGCGCTCGCGGTCGTCGAGCTCGGCGGCACGCGCGTGACGTGGGCGGGGGAGCGGCACCCCGGGCTCGCGGCGCCCGGCGGCCTCGCCGTCGAGGTGCAGATCCGCGCGCACGCCGACCCCGTGCCCGCGACGGCATCCCTCGTCGACGACGAGCTCGTCGTGCGCGTCGACGCACCGCTCTCCGGCGTCGCGACCGGCCAGTCGGCCGTGCTCTACCTCGGCACCCGCGTGCTGGGGCAGTGCACGATCGACCGCACGGTCGCCGCGGAGCCCGCGGGAGTCTGAGGGTTCACGACGTCGAGACGCTCGCTCGAGGCGTGGGCAAGGGGCCGGATGCGTGTGGGCGGCTCACGGCAGGATGGGGGCATGACGACGACGCTCGACGCGGCGAACGACCACGCACAGCAGCTCCGCGAGCAGATCGAGCGGGCGCGCGACGCGTACTACCAGCAGGACGCGCAGGTGCTCTCCGACGCCGAGTACGACGCGCTCGTCCACGAGCTCGAGGCACTCGAGGCCGAGCATCCCGAGCTGCAGAGCCAGGACTCGCCGACGCAGACCGTCGGCGGCGCCGTCTCGGCGCTCTTCGATCCCGTCACCCACGCCGAGCGCATGCTGAGCCTCGACAACGTCTTCTCCGTCGACGAGCTGCGCGAGTGGGCCGCGAAGACCGAGGCCGCCGCGGGGCGCACGGGCGCGTGGCTGTGCGAGCTGAAGATCGACGGCCTCGCGATCGCGCTGCGCTACGAGCGCGGACGCCTCGTGACGGCGGCCACGCGCGGCGACGGACGCGTGGGGGAGGACGTCACCGAGAACGCGCTGCGCGTCGCCGGCATCCCGCGCGAGCTGACCGGCACGGGGCACCCCGACCTCGTCGAGGTGCGCGGCGAGGTCTTCATCCCGTCCGCCGAGTTCGAGGCGCTCAACGCGCTGCAGGAGCGGCTGCGCGAGCGGCAGCTCGCGGCGACGCGCGAGCGCTGGGAGGCGCGCCCCGCCGCGACCCGCGGCGAGTTCGACGAGCAGCGGGCCGTCGACTCGGCGCTGCGCCGCTTCCCCGCCTTCGCGAACCCGCGCAACGCGGCGTCGGGCGGCCTCCGTCAGCAGCTCGACAAGAAGGAGGGGCTCGATCGCGAGGCGGCCGACGCGCGCGTCGAGGCGCTCCGCCTCTACGTCCACGGCATCGGCGCCTGGCAGGATCCCCCCGTCGCATCGCAGTCGGAGGTCTACGGCCTGCTCGCCGAGTGGGGGCTGCCGACGAGCCCGTACCTGCGCGTCGTCGACGACGTCGACGGCGTCGTCGACTTCGTCGAGCAGTACGGCCGCGAGCGGCACTCGGTCGAGCACGAGATCGACGGCGTCGTCGTGAAGGTCGACGAGCTCGCGCTGCACGACGAGCTCGGCGCCACGAGCCGCGCCCCGCGGTGGGCCATCGCCTACAAGTACCCGCCCGAGGAGGTGCACACGCGCCTCATCGACATCGTCGTGAGCGTCGGCCGCACGGGCCGGGCCACGCCGTTCGCCGTCATGGAGCCCGTGCGCGTCTCGGGATCCGTCGTGCGGCAGGCGACGCTCCACAATCAGGACGTCGTGGTCGCGAAGGGCGTGCTCATCGGCGACACCGTCGTGCTGCGCAAGGCGGGCGACGTCATCCCCGAGGTGCTCGGCCCCGTGGCGGAGCTGCGCGACGGCTCCGAGCGCGCGTTCGTCATGCCGACGCACTGCCCCGACTGCGGCACCGAGCTGCGGCCGATGAAGGAGGGCGACGTCGACCTGCGGTGTCCCAACGCCCGCTCGTGCCCCGCCCAGGTGCGCGGACGCGTGGAGCACGTCGGCAGCCGCGGTGCGCTCGACGTCGAGGCGCTCGGCGAGGTGACGGCCGCGGCGCTCACGCAGCCGGAGGTGCCGTCGACGCCGCCGCTCGAGACCGAGGCGGGCCTCTTCGACCTCACGATCGACGACCTCATCGGCATCGAGGTCGTCGTGCGCGACGGCGAGACGGGCGAG harbors:
- the mnmA gene encoding tRNA 2-thiouridine(34) synthase MnmA, which produces MQVLAAMSGGVDSAVAAARAVDAGHDVVGVHLALNRNAGTLRTGSRGCCTVEDAMDARRVADRLGIPFYVWDFSERFQQEVVEDFLGEYAAGRTPNPCLRCNERIKFAALLDRAIGLGFDRVATGHYARIVDAASGPELHRAADWAKDQSYVLGVLTGEQLAHCMFPLADTPSKAEVRAEAERRGLAVASKPDSHDICFIPDGDTRGFLAERLGDAPGAIVERDGTVVGDHAGAHGFTVGQRRGLRLGVPSPDGRPRFVLEVRPSTREVVVGPREALAVVELGGTRVTWAGERHPGLAAPGGLAVEVQIRAHADPVPATASLVDDELVVRVDAPLSGVATGQSAVLYLGTRVLGQCTIDRTVAAEPAGV
- the ligA gene encoding NAD-dependent DNA ligase LigA; this translates as MTTTLDAANDHAQQLREQIERARDAYYQQDAQVLSDAEYDALVHELEALEAEHPELQSQDSPTQTVGGAVSALFDPVTHAERMLSLDNVFSVDELREWAAKTEAAAGRTGAWLCELKIDGLAIALRYERGRLVTAATRGDGRVGEDVTENALRVAGIPRELTGTGHPDLVEVRGEVFIPSAEFEALNALQERLRERQLAATRERWEARPAATRGEFDEQRAVDSALRRFPAFANPRNAASGGLRQQLDKKEGLDREAADARVEALRLYVHGIGAWQDPPVASQSEVYGLLAEWGLPTSPYLRVVDDVDGVVDFVEQYGRERHSVEHEIDGVVVKVDELALHDELGATSRAPRWAIAYKYPPEEVHTRLIDIVVSVGRTGRATPFAVMEPVRVSGSVVRQATLHNQDVVVAKGVLIGDTVVLRKAGDVIPEVLGPVAELRDGSERAFVMPTHCPDCGTELRPMKEGDVDLRCPNARSCPAQVRGRVEHVGSRGALDVEALGEVTAAALTQPEVPSTPPLETEAGLFDLTIDDLIGIEVVVRDGETGEPKRDPKTDEIVRRTPFQRNPTAAERKEGLSGPQPSKQALTLLAELERAKTTDLWRQLVSLSIRHVGPVAARALAGWFGSLEAIERATRDELAEVEGVGPIIADAVIEWLAVDWHREILERWRAAGVRFAIPGHPGPGAAAAAGGVLAGLTVVATGSLEGYTREGAQEAIMAAGGKAASSVSKKTDYVAAGPGAGSKLTKAETLGVRIIDAAQFHLLVTEGPAAIAEPADADADVDADTTESATEEA